A section of the Humulus lupulus chromosome 2, drHumLupu1.1, whole genome shotgun sequence genome encodes:
- the LOC133818239 gene encoding uncharacterized protein LOC133818239 isoform X1 has product MSSHYDSLPMFITTNNGVLVYHVACIPPTDCSWRLNFAGMISDRDSGTAGLGFILRDENAIFKAGCAEPLYNCDNIVTAELTALCHGLEVAMNQGVEYLKIEGDCGVVFEVLNHKTEILPPGIEKLLNRCINFMKAFRGAKIRHVVNHRNMAANKMASIGSGEDEAIFWSSTPPPEISEIVVDDVIGRWVSVSEV; this is encoded by the coding sequence ATGAGTTCCCATTATGATTCTCTCCCAATGTTTATAACCACTAACAATGGTGTTCTTGTCTATCATGTTGCTTGCATTCCACCCACTGATTGTTCATGGAGACTCAACTTTGCTGGTATGATTTCTGACCGTGATTCTGGGACTGCTGGTCTTGGGTTCATTCTTCGTGATGAGAATGCTATTTTCAAAGCTGGTTGTGCAGAGCCACTGTACAATTGTGATAACATAGTCACAGCAGAGCTGACAGCTTTGTGTCATGGCCTTGAAGTTGCTATGAACCAAGGTGTGGAATATCTGAAGATAGAGGGAGACTGCGGCGTTGTGTTTGAAGTGCTGAATCACAAGACTGAAATCCTACCACCAGGTATTGAGAAACTTCTTAACAGGTGTATCAATTTCATGAAGGCATTCCGTGGGGCAAAGATCCGTCATGTGGTTAACCACAGGAACATGGCTGCGAACAAGATGGCTAGCATAGGCTCTGGTGAGGACGAAGCTATCTTCTGGTCTAGTACACCTCCCCCTGAGATTTCTGAAATAGTTGTTGATGATGTTATTGGCCGCTGGGTGTCTGTGTCTGAAGTTTAA
- the LOC133818238 gene encoding formin-like protein 5: MESRRRSQHSKMSISIAYLIAISATTLFIQCEARKYAEKPKTQDHKEAETYVGIQNHLNIGEPLDYSSFEFDTSEASSPFSLPPYDFPSPQNSPPFLAFPPLSPKIPSTIPTPPPPSSTTSTPAPAPPLNPSLPPPPPPPTPVPPPYGPSPPKSGPSPPVYTPPMTYPVGPGTPSPPPSGSGANNGPPPDHKKPQSAVWCVAKPTVPDSIMQPALDYACGTGADCKSIQPNGPCYLPNTLLAHASYAFNSYFQKAKLTGGTCDFGGTAMIVTDDPSFEGCPFIY; encoded by the exons ATGGAGTCAAGAAGAAGATCACAGCACTCTAAAATGAGCATTTCAATTGCTTATTTGATTGCAATTTCAGCAACAACACTCTTCATTCAATGTG AAGCAAGAAAATATGCAGAGAAACCGAAAACCCAAGACCATAAAGAAGCAGAAACTTATGTAGGAATACAAAATCACCTCAATATTGGTGAGCCATTGGATTACTCAAGCTTCGAATTTGACACTTCAGAAGCAAGTTCTCCCTTCTCTTTACCACCCTACGATTTTCCCTCACCCCAAAACTCTCCTCCTTTCTTGGCATTTCCACCACTTTCACCCAAAATACCCTCAACAATCCCAACTCCTCCTCCTCCATCAAGCACTACCAGCACGCCGGCCCCAGCCCCACCTTTAAATCCTTCACTCCCTCCACCTCCTCCCCCACCAACTCCAGTTCCACCCCCTTATGGGCCAAGCCCACCAAAATCTGGCCCAAGCCCACCAGTCTACACGCCACCTATGACCTATCCAGTTGGGCCAGGCACACCATCACCACCTCCTTCAGGATCAGGAGCCAATAATGGGCCACCCCCTGACCACAAGAAGCCACAATCTGCAGTGTGGTGCGTTGCGAAGCCCACAGTGCCCGACTCGATCATGCAACCGGCGTTGGACTATGCATGCGGGACAGGAGCAGATTGCAAGTCAATTCAGCCCAATGGGCCTTGTTACCTACCTAACACGTTGCTGGCCCATGCTTCGTACGCTTTCAACAGCTACTTCCAGAAGGCCAAGCTCACTGGTGGCACCTGTGATTTTGGAGGGACCGCAATGATCGTCACAGACGACCCAA GTTTTGAAGGATGTCCGTTCATCTACTAA
- the LOC133818239 gene encoding uncharacterized protein LOC133818239 isoform X2 translates to MGGIYSYLLIEVACIPPTDCSWRLNFAGMISDRDSGTAGLGFILRDENAIFKAGCAEPLYNCDNIVTAELTALCHGLEVAMNQGVEYLKIEGDCGVVFEVLNHKTEILPPGIEKLLNRCINFMKAFRGAKIRHVVNHRNMAANKMASIGSGEDEAIFWSSTPPPEISEIVVDDVIGRWVSVSEV, encoded by the exons aTGGGAGGAATATATTCTTACTTGTTAATAGAG GTTGCTTGCATTCCACCCACTGATTGTTCATGGAGACTCAACTTTGCTGGTATGATTTCTGACCGTGATTCTGGGACTGCTGGTCTTGGGTTCATTCTTCGTGATGAGAATGCTATTTTCAAAGCTGGTTGTGCAGAGCCACTGTACAATTGTGATAACATAGTCACAGCAGAGCTGACAGCTTTGTGTCATGGCCTTGAAGTTGCTATGAACCAAGGTGTGGAATATCTGAAGATAGAGGGAGACTGCGGCGTTGTGTTTGAAGTGCTGAATCACAAGACTGAAATCCTACCACCAGGTATTGAGAAACTTCTTAACAGGTGTATCAATTTCATGAAGGCATTCCGTGGGGCAAAGATCCGTCATGTGGTTAACCACAGGAACATGGCTGCGAACAAGATGGCTAGCATAGGCTCTGGTGAGGACGAAGCTATCTTCTGGTCTAGTACACCTCCCCCTGAGATTTCTGAAATAGTTGTTGATGATGTTATTGGCCGCTGGGTGTCTGTGTCTGAAGTTTAA
- the LOC133818239 gene encoding uncharacterized protein LOC133818239 isoform X3: MISDRDSGTAGLGFILRDENAIFKAGCAEPLYNCDNIVTAELTALCHGLEVAMNQGVEYLKIEGDCGVVFEVLNHKTEILPPGIEKLLNRCINFMKAFRGAKIRHVVNHRNMAANKMASIGSGEDEAIFWSSTPPPEISEIVVDDVIGRWVSVSEV, translated from the coding sequence ATGATTTCTGACCGTGATTCTGGGACTGCTGGTCTTGGGTTCATTCTTCGTGATGAGAATGCTATTTTCAAAGCTGGTTGTGCAGAGCCACTGTACAATTGTGATAACATAGTCACAGCAGAGCTGACAGCTTTGTGTCATGGCCTTGAAGTTGCTATGAACCAAGGTGTGGAATATCTGAAGATAGAGGGAGACTGCGGCGTTGTGTTTGAAGTGCTGAATCACAAGACTGAAATCCTACCACCAGGTATTGAGAAACTTCTTAACAGGTGTATCAATTTCATGAAGGCATTCCGTGGGGCAAAGATCCGTCATGTGGTTAACCACAGGAACATGGCTGCGAACAAGATGGCTAGCATAGGCTCTGGTGAGGACGAAGCTATCTTCTGGTCTAGTACACCTCCCCCTGAGATTTCTGAAATAGTTGTTGATGATGTTATTGGCCGCTGGGTGTCTGTGTCTGAAGTTTAA